In a single window of the Papaver somniferum cultivar HN1 chromosome 8, ASM357369v1, whole genome shotgun sequence genome:
- the LOC113305403 gene encoding endoglucanase 8-like: MDTDQMTYAINTTRPGFEVSAEMAAALAASSIVFKFTDPVYFKTLLDRATQVLNFANTYQGNYNDYLKPFVCPFYCDWSGFQVDIQKNVSYHMVGYGNKFPTRIHHRASSVPSLDQHPQQMHCKDGTPYFQTSNPNPNLLIGAVVGGPDMNNQFADARVEFTASEPTTYVNAPLTGLFAYFAHNT; the protein is encoded by the exons ATGGACACTGATCAAATGACATATGCTATTAACACAACCCGTCCTGGTTTCGAGGTTTCAGCAGAGATGGCTGCTGCATTAGCAGCTTCTTCCATTGTCTTTAAATTTACCGACCCTGTTTACTTTAAAACACTTCTCGACAGGGCAACACAG gttttGAACTTTGCAAATACATACCAAGGAAATTATAACGATTATCTGAAGCCATTTGTCTGTCCTTTCTATTGCGATTGGAGTGGTTTCCAGGTAGATATACAAAAAAATGTTTCATATCACATGGTGGGATATGGTAACAAGTTCCCAACTAGAATACATCATCGTGCATCCTCGGTACCATCGCTCGATCAACATCCACAACAGATGCATTGTAAAGATGGGACACCCTACTTTCAAACCTCAAATCCTAACCCAAATTTGCTGATAGGAGCTGTTGTTGGAGGACCAGATATGAATAATCAATTTGCTGATGCTCGAGTAGAGTTTACTGCATCAGAACCAACAACTTACGTCAATGCCCCTCTAACCGGGCTCTTCGCTTACTTTGCTCACAATACTTAA